One region of Colius striatus isolate bColStr4 chromosome 4, bColStr4.1.hap1, whole genome shotgun sequence genomic DNA includes:
- the LOC104558810 gene encoding transmembrane protein 14C isoform X3 produces MSELHTSLNKHTKPRLHCSLSSFASAWASLMPAAGAGNVVGWVSFFPLLSEDRKREALGGALFPRLPFRRLLRPGCCGTLLPVLSMAVDWLGYGYAALVASGGLIGYAKAGSIPSLAAGLFFGSLAGLGAYQLSQNPNNVWISLITSGALTAVMGTRFYNSGKFMPAGLIAGVSLLMVGRLALKIVEKPHDK; encoded by the exons ATGAGCGAGCTTCACACCTCATTGAACAAGCACACAAAACCTCGTCTGCACTGCAGTCTGTCCTCATTTGCAAGCGCTTGGGCATCCTTGATGCCCGCCGCCGGGGCTGGGAACGTTGTgggttgggtttcttttttcccccttctgtcAGAAGATCGGAAAAGGGAAGCTTTGGGCGGTGCGTTGTTCCCTCGCCTCCCCTTCCGCAGGCTGCTCCGCCCCGGCTGCTGTGGAACGCTGCTACCGG TTCTCAGCATGGCAGTGGACTGGCTCGGCTATGGCTACGCTGCCCTGGTTGCTTCAGGAGGGCTCATTGGCTATGCAAAGGCAG GTAGTATCCCCTCACTAGCTGCTGGCCTTTTCTTTGGGAGTTTGGCTGGACTGGGTGCCTATCAGCTCTCACAGAATCCAAATAATGTTTGGATTTCTCTGA TTACATCTGGAGCACTGACTGCAGTCATGGGAACAAGATTTTACAACTCTGGAAAATTCATGCCTGCAGGGCTAATTGCTGGTGTCAG TTTGCTAATGGTTGGAAGATTAGCACTGAAGATAGTGGAAAAGCCCCACGATAAGTAA
- the LOC104558810 gene encoding uncharacterized protein LOC104558810 isoform X1 → MVFNVYMFSINSSKWFLTVSEKDAETIKTAASVSAVLIIQPPISQLYYTPPTSDTGLGWVHTNAIMSELHTSLNKHTKPRLHCSLSSFASAWASLMPAAGAGNVVGWVSFFPLLSEDRKREALGGALFPRLPFRRLLRPGCCGTLLPVLSMAVDWLGYGYAALVASGGLIGYAKAGSIPSLAAGLFFGSLAGLGAYQLSQNPNNVWISLITSGALTAVMGTRFYNSGKFMPAGLIAGVSLLMVGRLALKIVEKPHDK, encoded by the exons ATGGTATTTAATGTTTATATGTTTTCTATTAACAGTAGCAAATGGTTTTTAACCGTCTCTGAAAAAGACGctgaaacaataaaaacagcTGCCTCTGTCTCAG CTGTGTTAATAATCCAACCCCCAATTTCTCAGCTGTACTACACACCCCCCACTTCTGACACCGGACTAGGATGGGTGCACACGAATGCAATTATGAGCGAGCTTCACACCTCATTGAACAAGCACACAAAACCTCGTCTGCACTGCAGTCTGTCCTCATTTGCAAGCGCTTGGGCATCCTTGATGCCCGCCGCCGGGGCTGGGAACGTTGTgggttgggtttcttttttcccccttctgtcAGAAGATCGGAAAAGGGAAGCTTTGGGCGGTGCGTTGTTCCCTCGCCTCCCCTTCCGCAGGCTGCTCCGCCCCGGCTGCTGTGGAACGCTGCTACCGG TTCTCAGCATGGCAGTGGACTGGCTCGGCTATGGCTACGCTGCCCTGGTTGCTTCAGGAGGGCTCATTGGCTATGCAAAGGCAG GTAGTATCCCCTCACTAGCTGCTGGCCTTTTCTTTGGGAGTTTGGCTGGACTGGGTGCCTATCAGCTCTCACAGAATCCAAATAATGTTTGGATTTCTCTGA TTACATCTGGAGCACTGACTGCAGTCATGGGAACAAGATTTTACAACTCTGGAAAATTCATGCCTGCAGGGCTAATTGCTGGTGTCAG TTTGCTAATGGTTGGAAGATTAGCACTGAAGATAGTGGAAAAGCCCCACGATAAGTAA
- the LOC104558810 gene encoding uncharacterized protein LOC104558810 isoform X2 has protein sequence MVFNVYMFSINSSKWFLTVSEKDAETIKTAASVSAVLIIQPPISQLYYTPPTSDTGLGWVHTNAIMSELHTSLNKHTKPRLHCSLSSFASAWASLMPAAGAGNVVGWVSFFPLLSEDRKREALGGALFPRLPFRRLLRPGCCGTLLPVLSMAVDWLGYGYAALVASGGLIGYAKAGSIPSLAAGLFFGSLAGLGAYQLSQNPNNVWISLIC, from the exons ATGGTATTTAATGTTTATATGTTTTCTATTAACAGTAGCAAATGGTTTTTAACCGTCTCTGAAAAAGACGctgaaacaataaaaacagcTGCCTCTGTCTCAG CTGTGTTAATAATCCAACCCCCAATTTCTCAGCTGTACTACACACCCCCCACTTCTGACACCGGACTAGGATGGGTGCACACGAATGCAATTATGAGCGAGCTTCACACCTCATTGAACAAGCACACAAAACCTCGTCTGCACTGCAGTCTGTCCTCATTTGCAAGCGCTTGGGCATCCTTGATGCCCGCCGCCGGGGCTGGGAACGTTGTgggttgggtttcttttttcccccttctgtcAGAAGATCGGAAAAGGGAAGCTTTGGGCGGTGCGTTGTTCCCTCGCCTCCCCTTCCGCAGGCTGCTCCGCCCCGGCTGCTGTGGAACGCTGCTACCGG TTCTCAGCATGGCAGTGGACTGGCTCGGCTATGGCTACGCTGCCCTGGTTGCTTCAGGAGGGCTCATTGGCTATGCAAAGGCAG GTAGTATCCCCTCACTAGCTGCTGGCCTTTTCTTTGGGAGTTTGGCTGGACTGGGTGCCTATCAGCTCTCACAGAATCCAAATAATGTTTGGATTTCTCTGA TTTGCTAA
- the PAK1IP1 gene encoding p21-activated protein kinase-interacting protein 1 isoform X2 — protein sequence MELVAGCYEQVLFGFAARPAEPWTVVPDFTHHAHSASLSAVAVNNRYVVTGSRDETIQIYDMKKKVEHGALLQHNGTITCLEFYGTAHLLSGAEDGLICIWNTKKWECLKSIKAHKGHVTSLSIHPSGKLALSVGTDKTLRTWNLVEGRSAFVKNLKQNAHIIKWSPDGEKYVTVIMNKVDIYKLDTASITGTITTEKRISSLRFITDSILAIAGDDEMIRFYSCESQKCLCEFKAHQNRVKDIYSFEREGQHVIVTASSDGYIKVWNLDLNKIKDVPSLLCEVNTKARLTCLGVWLDQASETKENSDNAATSSQANENEKSSIVKKKKVCWTGKSDETAKRKRKITPEKQKLKAPLQKKKKKRNSSA from the exons ATGGAGCTGGTGGCCGGCTGCTACGAGCAGGTGCTCTTCGGGTTCGCCGCGCGGCCCGCCGAG CCCTGGACGGTTGTCCCAGATTTTACACATCATGCCCACTCTGCCTCTTTGTCGGCGGTGGCAGTGAATAACAGATACGTGGTCACTGGGAGCAGAGATGAGACAATCCAAATCTATGACATGAAAAAGAAGGTGGAACACGgggcactgctgcagcacaatg GCACAATAACCTGTTTGGAGTTCTATGGTACAGCGCATCTACTGAGTGGTGCTGAAGACGGACTCATTTGTATCTGGAACACAAAGAAGTGGGAATGCCTGAAATCCATCAAGGCACATAA GGGGCACGTGACATCTCTTTCTATTCATCCTTCTGGGAAATTAGCTTTGTCAGTAGGAACAGATAAAACACTAAG AACTTGGAATCTTGTGGAAGGACGTTCAGCCTTTGTCAAAAACCTGAAGCAAA ATGCCCACATAATTAAATGGTCCCCTGATGGAGAGAAATATGTGACTGTGATAATGAATAAAGTGGATATCTACAAACTTGACACAGCTTCAATCACTGGCACTATCACAACAGAGAAGAGAATTTCTTCACTTAGATTTATTACA GATTCTATCCTTGCAATAGCTGGAGATGATGAAATGATAAGGTTCTACAGCTGTGAGTCTCAAAAATGCCTGTGTGAATTTAAAGCTCATCAAAACAG AGTAAAAGATATCTATAGTTTTGAAAGGGAAGGACAACACGTTATTGTTACCGCATCCAGTGACGGTTACATTAAAGTGTGGAATCTGGATCTTAATAAG ATTAAAGATGTGCCATCTTTACTGTGTGAAGTCAATACCAAAGCTAGGCTGACATGTCTTGGAGTATGGCTTGACCAAGCTTCAGAAACTAAAGAAAACTCTGATAATGCTGCAACATCATCTCAAG CAAACGAAAATGAAAAATCATCAATagtcaagaaaaagaaagtttgttGGACTGGTAAAAGTGATGAAACggccaaaagaaagagaaagattactccagagaagcaaaaatTGAAAGCTCCactgcaaaagaagaaaaagaaacggAATAGCTCAGCATGA
- the PAK1IP1 gene encoding p21-activated protein kinase-interacting protein 1 isoform X3: MKKKVEHGALLQHNGTITCLEFYGTAHLLSGAEDGLICIWNTKKWECLKSIKAHKGHVTSLSIHPSGKLALSVGTDKTLRTWNLVEGRSAFVKNLKQNAHIIKWSPDGEKYVTVIMNKVDIYKLDTASITGTITTEKRISSLRFITDSILAIAGDDEMIRFYSCESQKCLCEFKAHQNRVKDIYSFEREGQHVIVTASSDGYIKVWNLDLNKIKDVPSLLCEVNTKARLTCLGVWLDQASETKENSDNAATSSQANENEKSSIVKKKKVCWTGKSDETAKRKRKITPEKQKLKAPLQKKKKKRNSSA; the protein is encoded by the exons ATGAAAAAGAAGGTGGAACACGgggcactgctgcagcacaatg GCACAATAACCTGTTTGGAGTTCTATGGTACAGCGCATCTACTGAGTGGTGCTGAAGACGGACTCATTTGTATCTGGAACACAAAGAAGTGGGAATGCCTGAAATCCATCAAGGCACATAA GGGGCACGTGACATCTCTTTCTATTCATCCTTCTGGGAAATTAGCTTTGTCAGTAGGAACAGATAAAACACTAAG AACTTGGAATCTTGTGGAAGGACGTTCAGCCTTTGTCAAAAACCTGAAGCAAA ATGCCCACATAATTAAATGGTCCCCTGATGGAGAGAAATATGTGACTGTGATAATGAATAAAGTGGATATCTACAAACTTGACACAGCTTCAATCACTGGCACTATCACAACAGAGAAGAGAATTTCTTCACTTAGATTTATTACA GATTCTATCCTTGCAATAGCTGGAGATGATGAAATGATAAGGTTCTACAGCTGTGAGTCTCAAAAATGCCTGTGTGAATTTAAAGCTCATCAAAACAG AGTAAAAGATATCTATAGTTTTGAAAGGGAAGGACAACACGTTATTGTTACCGCATCCAGTGACGGTTACATTAAAGTGTGGAATCTGGATCTTAATAAG ATTAAAGATGTGCCATCTTTACTGTGTGAAGTCAATACCAAAGCTAGGCTGACATGTCTTGGAGTATGGCTTGACCAAGCTTCAGAAACTAAAGAAAACTCTGATAATGCTGCAACATCATCTCAAG CAAACGAAAATGAAAAATCATCAATagtcaagaaaaagaaagtttgttGGACTGGTAAAAGTGATGAAACggccaaaagaaagagaaagattactccagagaagcaaaaatTGAAAGCTCCactgcaaaagaagaaaaagaaacggAATAGCTCAGCATGA
- the PAK1IP1 gene encoding p21-activated protein kinase-interacting protein 1 isoform X1: MMPQLSGGAGAKVEGVSPACSGPWTVVPDFTHHAHSASLSAVAVNNRYVVTGSRDETIQIYDMKKKVEHGALLQHNGTITCLEFYGTAHLLSGAEDGLICIWNTKKWECLKSIKAHKGHVTSLSIHPSGKLALSVGTDKTLRTWNLVEGRSAFVKNLKQNAHIIKWSPDGEKYVTVIMNKVDIYKLDTASITGTITTEKRISSLRFITDSILAIAGDDEMIRFYSCESQKCLCEFKAHQNRVKDIYSFEREGQHVIVTASSDGYIKVWNLDLNKIKDVPSLLCEVNTKARLTCLGVWLDQASETKENSDNAATSSQANENEKSSIVKKKKVCWTGKSDETAKRKRKITPEKQKLKAPLQKKKKKRNSSA, encoded by the exons ATGATGCCACAGTTGTCTGGGGGGGCTGGTGCGAAGGTGGAAGGCGTGTCCCCAGCCTGCAGTGGG CCCTGGACGGTTGTCCCAGATTTTACACATCATGCCCACTCTGCCTCTTTGTCGGCGGTGGCAGTGAATAACAGATACGTGGTCACTGGGAGCAGAGATGAGACAATCCAAATCTATGACATGAAAAAGAAGGTGGAACACGgggcactgctgcagcacaatg GCACAATAACCTGTTTGGAGTTCTATGGTACAGCGCATCTACTGAGTGGTGCTGAAGACGGACTCATTTGTATCTGGAACACAAAGAAGTGGGAATGCCTGAAATCCATCAAGGCACATAA GGGGCACGTGACATCTCTTTCTATTCATCCTTCTGGGAAATTAGCTTTGTCAGTAGGAACAGATAAAACACTAAG AACTTGGAATCTTGTGGAAGGACGTTCAGCCTTTGTCAAAAACCTGAAGCAAA ATGCCCACATAATTAAATGGTCCCCTGATGGAGAGAAATATGTGACTGTGATAATGAATAAAGTGGATATCTACAAACTTGACACAGCTTCAATCACTGGCACTATCACAACAGAGAAGAGAATTTCTTCACTTAGATTTATTACA GATTCTATCCTTGCAATAGCTGGAGATGATGAAATGATAAGGTTCTACAGCTGTGAGTCTCAAAAATGCCTGTGTGAATTTAAAGCTCATCAAAACAG AGTAAAAGATATCTATAGTTTTGAAAGGGAAGGACAACACGTTATTGTTACCGCATCCAGTGACGGTTACATTAAAGTGTGGAATCTGGATCTTAATAAG ATTAAAGATGTGCCATCTTTACTGTGTGAAGTCAATACCAAAGCTAGGCTGACATGTCTTGGAGTATGGCTTGACCAAGCTTCAGAAACTAAAGAAAACTCTGATAATGCTGCAACATCATCTCAAG CAAACGAAAATGAAAAATCATCAATagtcaagaaaaagaaagtttgttGGACTGGTAAAAGTGATGAAACggccaaaagaaagagaaagattactccagagaagcaaaaatTGAAAGCTCCactgcaaaagaagaaaaagaaacggAATAGCTCAGCATGA